The DNA segment GACATCCGACTGCCGGTACGCCAGCCGTTCTCGGGGGTGCGCAGTGCCGGGTCCTTCAGCGCCGAGCGGCTGCTCGGCAGCAGCCAGTCGCCGAGGGCGAGGCGCGCGGCGTTCTTGCCCTGGGTGAGGAACGAGACGAAGTCGACCGCCGCCTGCTTGTGCCGGGAGTCCTGCGCGACCGAGAGGGTCTGCGGGACGACCCCCTGCGAGCTGCCACCCGGTCCGCTCCCCGCGGGCATCGGCAGCACGGTCCAGCCGAAGCCCTTCGGCGCCTGCTGCTGGACCTGCTGCCGGAAGGAGAAGTTCAGCGGCACCATGGCGTACCGGCCCGCGAAGAAGCCCGGCAGGGTGTCCGAACCGCCCATGCCCAGACTGCTCCTGGGGGCGGTGTGGTCCTGGTTGATCTGCCGGTTGATGACCTGGGACACCGCCGAGTCGGCGGCGTCGAAGCTCACCTTGTTCTTGCCGCCCGTCTTCTTGAAGATCTGTCCGCCGGTGGACGCGGAGCTGTTGACGGACTGGCTCACCGGCTCCTTCATCGACCAGGCGACTCCGTACCGTTGCGTCCTTCCGCCCGCTCCCCGCACCGTGAGCTTCTTGGCGGCCTGCTCGAACTCCGGCCAGCTCCAGGGGCGTTCGGCGGTCGGGATCCGTACACCGGACGCCCTGAGCAGCCTGGTGGCGGCGACCATCACGCGCGGCTCCTGGAGGAACGGCACGCCGTAGACCCCCTTGCCGAAGGTGGTCATGGACCACGACTGGCGCGGGATGTCCTTCTTCAGCGATGTGGGCAGCATCCCGCGCAGGTCGGCGAGGTAGCCGCCGTACGCGAAGTCGGTGAGGTCCGACGCGTCGTCATGGATGATGTCCGGCGCCCGGCCGCCCTCGAAGGAGGTGAGCAGCTGGTCGTGGATCCCGTCCCAGCTGCCCTGCACATATCTGACGTGGACATCGGGGTGCTGTCCGTTCCACTGCGCGACCAGCGCCTTGTTGGCGGCCACCGAGTCCTTCTGCCAGGCCAGGCTGAGGAACTGGAGTGTGACACGGCCCGAGGAGTCGTCGCTCTTCCCCTGGCCGCAGCCGGTGACGAGGACGAGCCCGGCAGCGGCGGCCAGCGCCGTCACCGCGGTACGGATCCGGGTGCGCATCAGCCCTTCACCGCCCCTGCGAGCATGCCGCCGACCAGTCTGCGCTGGAGCAGCGCGAAGAAGAGCAGGCTGGGGAGGGTGGCGATGACGGAGGCCGCGGCGAGCGGCCCCAGGTCGGCGACGCCTTCGGCGCCGATGAAACGGGTGAGGATCACGGACATCGTCTGGTTCTCCGGGGACTTGAGCAGTACGAGGGCGAAGAAGAACTCGTTCCAGGCGGTGACGAAGGTGAACATCGCGGTGGCGACCAGCCCCGGGGTGAGCAGCGGCAGGACCACACTGACCAGGGTCCGCAGCCGTCCCGCGCCGTCGACGGCCGCGGCCTCCTCCAGCGTGGCCGGCACGGCCTTGACGTACCCCTGGAGCATCCAGAGCGAGAACGGCAGGTTCCAGACCACGTACACCCCGGTCAGGCCGGCGAGCGAGTCGATCAGGTGCAGGTTCTTCAGCACCAGGAACAGCGGGATGATGACGAGTACGAACGGGAACATCTGGCTGACCAGCACCCAGCCGTTGGCCACCGTGGACATCCGGCTGCGGAAGCGGACCAGGACATACGCGGCGGGCACCGCGAGCACCACCGAGATCACCGTCGCGCCGCCCGCCACGATCAGGCTGTTGAGCGCGGAGTGCAGCAGCGGCTGCGCGTCGAAGGCGGCTCTGAAGTTGTCCAGGGTCGGATGCCGGGGGAGCCAGGTGGGGCTGATCGATCCCAGTTCACGGGGGGACTTGAACGCGGTGGACACCAGCCACACCAGCGGGAACGCGAGGAAGACCAGGTAGCACAGGAGGGCCAGGTACTGACCGGTGCGGCCGGCCGTCCGCCGGACGCGGATCCGTGCGGGGACGCTCATGCCGCCTCCTCCTTGAGCTTCTTGCGCAGGAACGCGGTGAGGAGGACGGCGATGAGGGCCACCATCACCAGGCCCATCGCGGCCGCGTAGCCGAACTGGCCGTAGGTGAAGGCCTCTTCGTACGAGAAGAGCATCGGCAGCCGGGTCCTACCGCCGGGGCCTCCCTGTGTCAGTACATAGACCAGGCCGAACGAGTTGAAGTTCCAGATGAAGTTCAGCGCGGTCACGGCGGCGGCCACCGGTCCGAGGGCCGGCCAGGTCACGGTGGTGAAGCGGCGCCACAGGCCGGCGCCGTCGAGCTGTGCGGCCTCCTTCAGTTCCACCGGCACGTTCTGCAGCCCGGCCAGCAGCACCACGGTGGTCTGCGGCATCCCAGCCCACACGCCGACCACGATGACGGCCGGGAGCG comes from the Streptomyces sp. NBC_01471 genome and includes:
- a CDS encoding ABC transporter substrate-binding protein, translated to MRTRIRTAVTALAAAAGLVLVTGCGQGKSDDSSGRVTLQFLSLAWQKDSVAANKALVAQWNGQHPDVHVRYVQGSWDGIHDQLLTSFEGGRAPDIIHDDASDLTDFAYGGYLADLRGMLPTSLKKDIPRQSWSMTTFGKGVYGVPFLQEPRVMVAATRLLRASGVRIPTAERPWSWPEFEQAAKKLTVRGAGGRTQRYGVAWSMKEPVSQSVNSSASTGGQIFKKTGGKNKVSFDAADSAVSQVINRQINQDHTAPRSSLGMGGSDTLPGFFAGRYAMVPLNFSFRQQVQQQAPKGFGWTVLPMPAGSGPGGSSQGVVPQTLSVAQDSRHKQAAVDFVSFLTQGKNAARLALGDWLLPSSRSALKDPALRTPENGWRTGSRMSGDLVPSPALGVRGYAEWKDKIATPAFQEYYNGSIGLNSLRSELTGDGQRVLDRYQR
- a CDS encoding carbohydrate ABC transporter permease; protein product: MSVPARIRVRRTAGRTGQYLALLCYLVFLAFPLVWLVSTAFKSPRELGSISPTWLPRHPTLDNFRAAFDAQPLLHSALNSLIVAGGATVISVVLAVPAAYVLVRFRSRMSTVANGWVLVSQMFPFVLVIIPLFLVLKNLHLIDSLAGLTGVYVVWNLPFSLWMLQGYVKAVPATLEEAAAVDGAGRLRTLVSVVLPLLTPGLVATAMFTFVTAWNEFFFALVLLKSPENQTMSVILTRFIGAEGVADLGPLAAASVIATLPSLLFFALLQRRLVGGMLAGAVKG